From one Dermatophagoides farinae isolate YC_2012a chromosome 5, ASM2471394v1, whole genome shotgun sequence genomic stretch:
- the LOC124499140 gene encoding uncharacterized protein LOC124499140, which yields MLATSLKVPSSIHIADTTNNQQHSSKYIQKQSDSLRLSTQRLSGTSLSSSKHKNLRLSSTTSIPVTNVNPINNTITKTTSSSTWTTTNKTKFNSSITSTTSISRSTTNSPLSTSSASLSSPLPSLSMNSFRLRKNHKDFHQLREHATNDASNIINDIIRKTDLKKLTLKNIQNEIIDQLGDKYGATFVRTLFSRLDIYRRIIALLESMPNEDRKLIKSYHSQYTLSSSSSSSSLTNGYHYECLLNRLQTIKNKSSSLSNSIKPDENISPITNGLRLFIANHNHSDSGHSVSAFGSCMQKNYDDDDDGDDEYHKQKQQQQQKYSKQKSKVPISKISTNNDGKNNKNSNNVIKKRSSLSSNEVPTSITMIKRKISKLKKRKSQLLIHNDGNTNNKQNQKKSPLILCNINDDNDSIKKLSTLSSSSSKSPIQESNRIAHAFINNHHSICSIKNSAVAQSIESSIANSYNSDNNNVSLLRTNKNILATSTAQTISSSSSSSSLTTKNNMIIDNGNNDCRESNNNFNLKSINNNSKTITTKYSSNKTEAVDVNIMNKNTSKMIEKFSETQSKLVTTSMRMKNSYENAQDSSSSSSSSSSSSSLSLLISNFDEKSSTKLNGISVGGNNGDCITNDKPQQRTVFWKKLMRYTAYRNFDLDEDQSLIKPTLSDSVSISSTCSSSSSSSSSTTKFTGQNKQTQSAKVTSGTISSPESPDPEPIIENRKNAVFDNKSKSIEFNSNHNDQQHQHDKDLINSNDHHDSKNHKMNKCWCDDAEVASVRSLNSGNSSISSPHSYSSLDSDLDIHRNGIVDDNDDDSRESDDTAKILNGNGYYHHGSVDNGSIDIPILSDSSEVVHSDASNEGLSIDETPSNINCNNKNIKTFFKRSDFSDSENSDLDDLNETTRVKNNNKCHRTLLEPIDNRNSHHRIFNGTLVNNANNNNHHHHMIVTKHNGTTNLNRSIRRKSNDDDQSIVHKSKPITKRRKTYHADTENDNLISNRLETNNNTINDKDENNLDDHNEDSLSVETDEELARRLQQEEYQAARPARRRVAIVAYDRLHEQLSKLKKDPLIDEIMLQQQQQQQASTTTTTRIKRRHSSTNDQDDHNNNNNNNDQSKNGIFDCKKNKGNNKHNHNTNGNSHKTTQTNRSIQTSSNGKNFKQIAKFFDTTVDSPQKICSRMLDYAVDNGLVFTKNSSYYLNCDKNISTLFGVKGSIKFFTLTKIIYKLASKC from the exons atgttgGCAACTTCGTTGAAAGTTCCATCATCGATTCATATAGCCGATACCactaataatcaacaacattcatcaaaatatatacaaaaacaaagtgATTCTTTACGGCTATCGACACAACGGCTATCTGGaacttcattatcatcatcgaaacaCAAAAATCTCAGgctatcatcaacaacatctaTTCCTGTTACAAATGTAAATCCAATAAATAATACCATTACCAAAACaacctcatcatcaacatggacaacaacaaataaaacgaaatttAATTCTTcaataacatcaacaacatcgatatctagatcaacaacaaactctCCCTTATCcacatcatcagcatcattgtCATCGCCATTACCATCATTGTCGATGAATAGTTTTCgattaagaaaaaatcataaagATTTTCACCAATTACGTGAACATGCAACCAATGATGCTTCGAATATTATTAATG aTATAATAAGAAAGACTGAtctgaaaaaattgacactaaaaaatatacaaaatgaaataatcgaCCAATTAGGAGATAAATATGGTGCAACATTTGTTCGTACATTGTTTAGCCGTTTGGATATCTATAGACGTATAATTGCCCTATTAGAATCAATGCCTAATGAAGAtcgaaaattgatcaaatcttATCATAGTCAATATactctttcatcatcatcgtcatcatcatcattaacaaatGGGTATCATTATGAATGCCTTTTAAATCGTttacaaacaataaaaaataaatcatcatcattatcgaattCAATAAAACCTGATGAAAATATATCACCAATAACAAATGGATTACGATTATTCATTgctaatcataatcattctgATTCTGGTCATTCAGTTTCAGCATTTGGTTCTTGTATGcagaaaaattatgatgatgatgatgatggtgatgatgaatatcataaacaaaaacaacaacaacaacaaaaatattcgaaacaaaaatctaaaGTGCCAATTtcgaaaatttcaacaaacaatgatggcaaaaataataaaaatagtaATAATGTAATTAAAAAacgttcatcattatcttccAATGAAGTGCCAACATCAATAACGatgataaaaagaaaaatttcaaaattgaagaaaagaaaatcacaATTACTAATACATAATGATGGcaatactaataataaacagaaccagaaaaaatcgCCATTAATTTTATgcaatattaatgatgataatgattctataaaaaaattgtcaacattatcatcatcatcatccaaatcaCCGATACAAGAATCAAATAGAATTGCACATGCGTTCATTAATAATCaccattcaatttgttcaataaaaaattcagcaGTGGCACAATCTATTGAATCGTCAATTGCAAATTCTTATAATAGtgataacaataatgtttcattattaagaacaaataaaaatatactAGCCACGTCCACAGCacaaacaatttcatcatcatcatcatcatcatcattgacaacaaagaataatatgattattgataatgGCAATAATGATTGCCGTGaaagcaataataatttcaatttgaaatctattaataataatagtaaaacgattacaacaaaatattcatcaaataaaacagAAGCCGTAGATGTGAATatcatgaataaaaatacgTCTAAAATGATTGAGAAATTCTCTGAAACGCAATCAAAATTAGTAACTACCTcgatgagaatgaaaaattcttatgAAAATGCTCAagactcatcatcatcatcatcatcatcttcttcttcttcttccttATCATTGTTAATctcaaattttgatgaaaagtCATCAACTAAATTAAATGGCATAAGTGTTGGTGGTAATAATGGAGATTGTATTACAAATGATAAACCACAACAAAGGACTGTATtctggaaaaaattaatgcgCTACACAGCTTATAGGAATTTTGATCTAGATGAGgatcaatcattaataaaGCCTACATTATCTGATAgtgtttcaatttcatcaacatgttcatcatcatcatcgtcatcatcatcaacaacaaaatttacaggtcaaaataaacaaacacaaagtGCAAAGGTTACTAGTGGAACGATAAGTAGTCCTGAATCTCCTGATCCAGAaccaattattgaaaatagaaaaaatgctGTTTTTGataacaaatcaaaatcaattgaatttaactcgaatcataatgatcaacaacatcaacatgatAAAGATCTAATAAACAGTAATGATCACCATGATAGcaaaaatcacaaaatgaataaatgttggTGTGACGATGCCGAAGTGGCCAGTGTTCGATCATTAAATTCGGGAAATTCATCTATTTCATCTCctcattcatattcatcattggattcaGATCTAGATATTCACCGTAACggtattgttgatgataatgacgatgatagcCGTGAAAGTGATGATACAGCTAAAATTCTCAATGGTAATggctattatcatcatggatcGGTTGATAATGGATCGATAGACATACCGATTTTATCCGATTCATCCGAAGTTGTTCATTCGGATGCATCAAATGAAGGATTATCTATTGATGAAACGCCGTCCAATattaattgtaataataaaaacatcaaaacatttttcaaacgAAGTGATTTTAGCGATAGTGAAAATAGTGATTtggatgatttgaatgaaacaacaagagttaaaaataataataaatgtcatCGTACATTATTGGAACCAATCGATAATCGTAATTCACATCACAGAATATTTAATGGAACATTAGTAAATaatgctaataataataatcatcatcatcatatgattgtGACAAAACATAATGGTACGACAAACCTTAATAGATCTATTAGAAGAAagtcaaatgatgatgatcaatctaTTGTACATAAATCGAAACCGATCACAAAACGACGTAAAACCTATCATGCAGATACGgagaatgataatttaatatCAAATCGTTtagaaacaaataataatacaatcaatgataaagatgaaaataatctagatgatcataatgaagATTCTTTAAGTGTCGAAACGGATGAAGAACTGGCTAGACGTTTACAACAGGAAGAATATCAAGCAGCACGTCCTGCTAGACGACGTGTTGCCATTGTTGCATATGATCGTTTACATGAACAATTatctaaattgaaaaaagatccattaattgatgaaattatgttacaacaacagcaacaacaacaagcttcaacaacaacaacaacaagaataaaaCGTCGACATTCATCCACTAATGACCAAGatgaccataataataataataataataatgatcaatcaaaaaatggtATATTTGATTGTAAGAAAAACAAAG GCAATAATAAACACAATCATAACACGAATGGTAATAGTCATAAAACAACTCAAACAAATCGTTCAATACAGACATCGtctaatggaaaaaattttaaacagATAGCTAAATTTTTCGACACTACTGTG GATTCACCACAAAAAATTTGCTCTCGAATGCTTGATTATGCTGTTGATAATGGCTTAGTTTTT acgaaaaattcatcatattatCTGAATTGtgataaaaacatttcaacatTATTCGGTGTGAAAGGttcgattaaattttttacattaaCTAAAATCATCTATAAATTGGCATCAAAATGTTAA
- the LOC124498837 gene encoding LYR motif-containing protein 2: MNRRFQDNTLSLFHFIRRQRTLSLYRQFFRLIRKIDNDQQRQEIRVWIREEFRKMKHITDKELIDMNLTRGNDALRDLEKFLRHAHVLKD, from the exons atgaatcgtcGTTTCCAAGATaatacattatcattatttcat TTTATAAGAAGACAAcgaacattatcattatatagGCAATTTTTTCGTCTCATTCgaaaaattgacaatgatcaacaacgCCAAGAGATTCGTGTTTGGATACGTGAAGAATTTCGTAAAATGAAACATATCACAGATAAAGAATTGATCGATATGAATCTGACCAGAGGTAACGATGCATTAAGagatttggaaaaatttctaaGGCACGCACATGTATTGAAAGATTAA
- the S2P gene encoding membrane-bound transcription factor site-2 protease isoform X1: MEISSWTLIWLLIIFWSFYNIIRSSLTAEYQRKLFSTYGLSLGIISIHLQNESITRWINNIQCHQMPYRRNVYNNQNQKPYCYYLQLIYGYYFKLSILIFYVLFPYAFYQISKSLIYTNEFQQFINHFYIKSNSIDSIDNNKNDDNQLIVMFPGLTLSWIDSLYFFIAICICSLLHEFGHALAANRHSVQIDTFGFQFNLCLPLTFVSIPIEQYLKHDLIAKMEIACAGLMSNFIICLISLFCIVFNPMAIFYTSINDGLLITSVDQSIISGLNEYDVITKVNSVPINSQNDLFMTLNKISKYQTGFCIEHNFIDQFQRWSSCNLEKCCNKSDQRSNLCFIFKRIKIESFNNEYCNVTKELSSSNLYHLAKFESNLQDYYKSCLPVRKIIDKTTQFCRHKNDCLNTYYGKSDCLFPLALESHSIRLIIIETDEHKMDKILFWGPPMELIQAIKVTKMKPLFSFITLEAFNNVEMFFRYLWIISMTMIQFNLLPFSPLDGYQMLTLATDYIESKCKIKSFRLLHRIAHLWSAIIILLYIMLAIFKIINHS, encoded by the exons ATGGAGATATCATCCTGGACACTAATTTggttattaataattttttggtcattttatAATATAATCCGTTCATCATTAACGGCCGAATATCAAcggaaattattttcaacataTGGTTTATCATTAGGTATaatatccattcatttgcaaaatgaatcaataacCCGTTGGATTAATAACATTCAATGTCATCAAATGCCGTATAGACGAAatgtttataataatcaaaatcaaaaaccaTATTGTTATTATCTACAATTAATTTATGgttattatttcaaattgagCATTCTAATCTTTTATGTACTATTTCCTTATGCTTTCTACCAGATTTCAA aatcattgatttatacgaatgaatttcaacaatttatcaatcatttttacaTCAAATCCAATTCCATCGATagcattgataataataaaaatgatgacaatcaattaattgttATGTTTCCAGGTTTAACACTTTCTTGGATTGATagtctttatttttttattgcaatTTGTATATGTTCTTTATTACATGAATTTGGCCATGCATTGGCTGCTAATCGACATTCAGTACAGATTGATACATTtggatttcaatttaatctCTGTCTTCCATTAACATTTGTTTCGATACCCATTGAACAATATTTAAAACATGATCTAATTGCTAAAATGGAAATTGCCTGTGCTGGATTGATGAGTAATTTCATTATCTGTTTAATATCGTTATTTTGTATCGTATTCAATCCTATGGCCATATTCTATACATCCATTAATGATGGATTGTTGATAACTTCGGTCGATCAG tCAATAATATCCGGTCTTAATGAATATGATGTGATTACCAAAGTGAATAGCGTGCCTATTAATAGCCAAAATGATCTGTTCAtgacattgaataaaatatccAAATATCAGACTGGTTTCTGTATTGAACATAAttttatcgatcaatttcaACGATGGTCATCATGTAATCTGGAAAAATGCTGCAATAAATCTGATCAACGAAGCAAtttatgtttcattttcaaacgaataaaaattgaatcatttaacAACGAATATTGTAATGTTACCaaagaattatcatcaagtaATCTATATCATTTGGCAAAATTTGAATCCAATTTACAGGATTATTACAAATCATGTCTTCCTGTTCGaaaaatcatcgataaaaCAACACAATTTTGTCGccataaaaatgattgtttaaACACTTATTATGGTAAAAGTGATTGTCTATTTCCACTTGCATTAGAATCTCATTCAATCAGATTAATTATAATCGAAACGGATGAACATAAAATGGATAAGATTTTATTCTGGGGTCCACCAATGGAATTAATTCAGGCTATTAAAGTaaccaaaatgaaaccattattttcattcattacacTTGAAGCTtttaataatgttgaaatgtttttccg ATATTTATGGATTatttcaatgacaatgatacaATTCAATCTGTTACCATTTTCGCCATTGGATGGATATCAAATGTTAACATTGGCCACTGATTACATTGAATCGAAATgtaaaattaaatcatttcGTTTATTACATCGTATTGCACATTTATGGTCAGCTATAATCATTCTATTATACATTATGTTGGccatttttaaaatcatcaaccattcataa
- the S2P gene encoding membrane-bound transcription factor site-2 protease isoform X2, with the protein MEISSWTLIWLLIIFWSFYNIIRSSLTAEYQRKLFSTYGLSLGIISIHLQNESITRWINNIQCHQMPYRRNVYNNQNQKPYCYYLQLIYGYYFKLSILIFYVLFPYAFYQISKSLIYTNEFQQFINHFYIKSNSIDSIDNNKNDDNQLIVMFPGLTLSWIDSLYFFIAICICSLLHEFGHALAANRHSVQIDTFGFQFNLCLPLTFVSIPIEQYLKHDLIAKMEIACAGLMSNFIICLISLFCIVFNPMAIFYTSINDGLLITSVDQSIISGLNEYDVITKVNSVPINSQNDLFMTLNKISKYQTGFCIEHNFIDQFQRWSSCNLEKCCNKSDQRSNLCFIFKRIKIESFNNEYCNVTKELSSSNLYHLAKFESNLQDYYKSCLPAIKVTKMKPLFSFITLEAFNNVEMFFRYLWIISMTMIQFNLLPFSPLDGYQMLTLATDYIESKCKIKSFRLLHRIAHLWSAIIILLYIMLAIFKIINHS; encoded by the exons ATGGAGATATCATCCTGGACACTAATTTggttattaataattttttggtcattttatAATATAATCCGTTCATCATTAACGGCCGAATATCAAcggaaattattttcaacataTGGTTTATCATTAGGTATaatatccattcatttgcaaaatgaatcaataacCCGTTGGATTAATAACATTCAATGTCATCAAATGCCGTATAGACGAAatgtttataataatcaaaatcaaaaaccaTATTGTTATTATCTACAATTAATTTATGgttattatttcaaattgagCATTCTAATCTTTTATGTACTATTTCCTTATGCTTTCTACCAGATTTCAA aatcattgatttatacgaatgaatttcaacaatttatcaatcatttttacaTCAAATCCAATTCCATCGATagcattgataataataaaaatgatgacaatcaattaattgttATGTTTCCAGGTTTAACACTTTCTTGGATTGATagtctttatttttttattgcaatTTGTATATGTTCTTTATTACATGAATTTGGCCATGCATTGGCTGCTAATCGACATTCAGTACAGATTGATACATTtggatttcaatttaatctCTGTCTTCCATTAACATTTGTTTCGATACCCATTGAACAATATTTAAAACATGATCTAATTGCTAAAATGGAAATTGCCTGTGCTGGATTGATGAGTAATTTCATTATCTGTTTAATATCGTTATTTTGTATCGTATTCAATCCTATGGCCATATTCTATACATCCATTAATGATGGATTGTTGATAACTTCGGTCGATCAG tCAATAATATCCGGTCTTAATGAATATGATGTGATTACCAAAGTGAATAGCGTGCCTATTAATAGCCAAAATGATCTGTTCAtgacattgaataaaatatccAAATATCAGACTGGTTTCTGTATTGAACATAAttttatcgatcaatttcaACGATGGTCATCATGTAATCTGGAAAAATGCTGCAATAAATCTGATCAACGAAGCAAtttatgtttcattttcaaacgaataaaaattgaatcatttaacAACGAATATTGTAATGTTACCaaagaattatcatcaagtaATCTATATCATTTGGCAAAATTTGAATCCAATTTACAGGATTATTACAAATCATGTCTTCCT GCTATTAAAGTaaccaaaatgaaaccattattttcattcattacacTTGAAGCTtttaataatgttgaaatgtttttccg ATATTTATGGATTatttcaatgacaatgatacaATTCAATCTGTTACCATTTTCGCCATTGGATGGATATCAAATGTTAACATTGGCCACTGATTACATTGAATCGAAATgtaaaattaaatcatttcGTTTATTACATCGTATTGCACATTTATGGTCAGCTATAATCATTCTATTATACATTATGTTGGccatttttaaaatcatcaaccattcataa
- the LOC124498795 gene encoding LOW QUALITY PROTEIN: transmembrane protein 104 homolog (The sequence of the model RefSeq protein was modified relative to this genomic sequence to represent the inferred CDS: deleted 1 base in 1 codon) yields the protein MANENLYSPLVGSIYLFNLLLGTGVLTMPAVFENAGYISGIICLTLLCLISYVQTTFLIESMANANFVKRMQQSNEHETTETSSLLSCDDNYDKNIDNSMDVYYGKTNDNDEYDNLGFTIRPIVHTNSSTNLLSFSNSESDERQLCPTVSSNSINTTIIDGNIDCVNSIGSGVVAMSIDGFSKKNNLRWSNVFRKMRGNHNSNNDNREMITKNIENCLRSIDHIDQRFQINEKFELGNMTELFLNRYLSKFFFVSIIVYLFGDLLIYNSMMSKSLRDISCTSQAYCNATDKNDPEHLDAVCWDSVGISRHNAYRIFLLGFIAILGPLTYAKLQKTKIIQIGTIILRWMAFLSMIGITIKIFVKNEAKGKPRAMDILNVPKLFGICVYSFMCHHSVPSIITPIRNKKRVFTAISIDYILVLSFYVIIALTAIFAFGDIQQVYTLNFQVDKCSNMNNNTNPASISGFDIFLPTFPIFTLFSSYTILALTLINNMKVLVGFTDDMRYGHIIKYSMPLIAIIPPLVIALFTEDISSIVQYVGSYSGTLIQYVFPTLLAYYSRRYVKQECLIPYIKKRSRLEWLDLRMINIDQIYRRINPFVSFFQSQFWIYLSIIWLIICIFLVTLDHLRDVLHLY from the exons atggccaatgaaaatttgtattCACCATTG gtcggatcaatttatttatttaatctATTATTGGGTACCGGTGTATTGACAATGCCTGCCGTATTTGAAAATGCTGGCTATATATCCGGAATCATCTGTCtaacattattatgtttGATCTCATATGTACAAACAACATTCCTAATTGAATCGATGGCCAATGCAAATTTTGTTAAAAGAATGCAACAATCAaatg AACATGAAACTACCGAAACTTCATCTTTATTGTcctgtgatgataattatgacaaaaatatcgataataGCATGGATGTTTATTATGGAAAaacgaatgataatgatgaatatgataatCTTGGCTTTACTATTCGCCCAATTGTTCATACAAATTCATCGACTAATTTATtatctttttcaaattcagaATCCGATGAAAGACAATTATGTCCAACCGTTTCATCCAATTCGATTAATACAACTATCATTGATGGTAATATTGATTGTGTTAATAGTATTGGCAGTGGTGTTGTAGCCATGTCCATCGATGGTTTTagcaagaaaaataatttacgTTGGAGTAATGTTTTCAGAAAAATGAGAGGAAATCacaattcaaataatgataaccgTGAAATGATAACGaagaatattgaaaattgtttacgatcaatcgatcatattgatcaacgatttcaaattaatgaaaaatttgaattgggAAATATGACC GAATTATTTTTGAACAGATATTTatcgaaattctttttcgtATCAATCATTGTATATTTATTTGGTGATTTATTGATCtacaattcaatgatgtcTAAATCACTACGTGACATTAGCTG CACATCTCAAGCTTATTGTAATGCTACggataaaaatgatccagAACATCTTGATGCTGTTTGTTGGGATTCGGTTGGAATTTCACGCCATAATGCTTATCGTATATTTTTGCTTGGATTCATTGCCATTTTAGGCCCATTAACTTATGCAAAATTACAGAAAActaaaatcattcaaattggaACCATTATACTTCGTTGGATgg cATTTTTAAGTATGATTGGTattacaatcaaaatatttgtaAAAAACGAAGCTAAAGGAAAACCAAGAGCAATGGATATTCTTAATGTTCCTAAATTATTTGGAATATGTgtctattcattcatgtgtCATCATTCGGTACCATCAATTATTACGCCcattcgaaataaaaaaagagtttTTACGGCCATCTCCATTGATTATATATTGGTGCTTTCATTCTATGTTATTATTGCATTGACTGCCATTTTTGCATTTGGCGATATCCAACAAGTTTATACCTTAAATTTTCAAGTAGACAA atGTTCcaatatgaataataatacaaatcCTGCCAGTATTAGTGGTTTTGATATTTTCTTACCAACATTTCCAATCTTTACGTTATTTTCAAGTTATACAATTCTGGCTTTAACATTGATAAACAATATGAAAGTTTTGGTCGGTTTCACTGATGATATGCGTTATGGACATATAATTAAGTATTCAATGCCATTGATTGCAATTATACCGCCATTAGTGATTGCCTTGTTTACCGAAGATATATCATCTATTGTTCAATATGTTGGTTCCTATTCCGGTACATTAATTCAATATGTGTTTCCTACATTATTAGCATATTATTCACGGCGATATGTGAAACAAGAATGTCTCATaccatatataaaaaaacgtTCAAGATTGGAATGGCTAGATTTACGAATGattaatattgatcaaatttatcGCCGAATCAATCCATTTGTATCGTTTTTTCAAAGTCAATTTTGGATTTATTTATCCATCATTTGGTTGATTATTTGCATCTTTCTTGTTACCCTGGACCATTTACGTGATGTTTTGCAtctttattaa